The Tenrec ecaudatus isolate mTenEca1 chromosome 8, mTenEca1.hap1, whole genome shotgun sequence DNA window GCTGAAAACCATAAGAAACTTATAAGATCCTATGAGTCATATATTTTCACTTGCTCTCAGTTTTGAACATTAAAAAGCCTTGCTTTAGATtattaatgtttttttaaataatagcaAATTTTAAATTGATGAATACCATTCTAAAAATAATTATGTAGTAATACCTCTCTGTCTCACTGCCAACACAGTGAtgccaatactgactcatagtgaccctataggacagggtagaactgcctctgtaagtttgcaagactaattctttatgggagtggaaagtcccatcttttttcTGATAGTAATATGTAGGTCTATTAATAACATATATTATATTAATTCACCCGTAAATTAAAAACtgatataatatataaattttcCTTCTCTTAGATGCAGCATGAGGCATTTTAAATAAGGAAAATTGGCTAGTTTTACAACTAAGCTATTACTGAATAGGTCTTAAGGCCACCTATTGAGGGaataagaataatttaaaatGCAAAAAAGTCCCCAATCACTAAGAAATTGAAAATGTAATTCAAAATTAGACCATCAAAGTATAAGTTTAATACTTTTCTAACAGCAAGTTAAAATAGTCATAATTCTGACTTAAGTTAAttaaccatctgttttagatagaaTTTTTCCAATTTTAATTCTACCTAACCATGACACTACAGGTCAGGAGACTACAGTCAAAGATAAATTTTCCACTGCATAAGGCAGTTGACACAATTCCATTTCCATTTACCCGATTTTACCACACATGCTTCTTGCCTGCAGCTGTACAAAAGCTCAGTTACGAGAGTAAAGTGGAAAAGCTACTATAGAGTCATGACCCAAAAGGACCTGATGTGAAGTTCTGAAAGCGAGCATGATGTAAAGCTTCCAGAaatagtcttctttacattttatAAAGATACGATTCCCTCCAGCCTGAACtggcaataaaaacaaacaaacaaacctaactgccatcaagtcaatgctgactcatagcgactccttgtgggtttctgggactgcaactgttttggggagtagaaagccccgtctttctcccgaggagctgctgggggtttcgaactgccggaCTATGCaggtcgcagcccaacatgtaaccacaacaCTACCAGAAGTCCCGAATTGGCACTAGCTCTTGGAATATTTTCTAGTGCTCCTTCATACCAAATTTTAGTAATGAGTTCTTTAATGATTTCTTGAATTAAGTTTCAAATAAATATAGGGAAAATTTAACGATTCAGCATTTCTGAAGAATGGTCATCTAAAACACTTGTAAGATCATTTCTGTCCAGGAAAACATTTATGTAAATTCCCACTGTCCCATGTACTTTCCTTGTATGACAAAGATTAAATAATAAtcaccctggtgatgcagtggtttaaGCACTTGGTTGTAATCAAAAGGTCAAGAACACATCctcagctccatgggaaaaaagagttCTTAGTTTTATAAAATACTCCTTCCCATGTTCACACCAATGAACTATTTGACATCTAAGAACATACCTGTGTTAAAGTATGTGAGTATCTGTTCATATATCTCTGAGGAGTAACAGTGTCCTTTTCTCTTTGCCATAACCACACACCCTGATCTTCCAGTGAAGCTGGTGGTGACGCGGGCATTGATGATTACTGCCGATATTCTAGCTGGATTTGGATTCGTCACTCTGCTGCTGGGTCTGGATTGTGTAAAATTTCTCCCTGATGAGCCCTACATCAAAATTCGCCTCTGTGTCGTTGCTGGAGTTACACTACTGATAGCAGGTACTGGTTGGGACTAGAGAGAGTAGAAATACTCATTTTCGGATGGGAGGTCAAAGAGAAGGATGCTGTGCAGACACAGAACTTCATTTTATGATCATGTGTAGCTTGCTAATCGAGATTAAAGAAGCTAAGGGCACCTGTTTCCAAGCAACTTTTTTCAGTTCTCAAATAGTTACAGTAAGATCACAAGTCGTGGTTTACTGCTGTCCTGGGTGGTAATAAATCTGATGACTTCTGCTCCCCCTTATTGTTGCACATCCCCCTATGTATATACTAAGATATAATTTGGAAGAGAAACAAGAAGGTCAAAGAAAGAGATAAAGGGAAACTTCCCCAAATTTAGCTACCCATGACTTTTCAGTATTGTTATTGCCATGTTGAATGATGCCAGGTGTCCTTGCACTTGCTTCTCAGGTGCCCCCGGGATCATTGGCTCTGTGTGGTATGCTGTTGATGTTTATGTGGAACGTTCATCTCTGATTTTGCACAATATATTCCTTGGCATCCAATATAAATTTGGTTGGTCCTGTTGGCTTGGAATGGCTGGATCTCTGGGTTGTTTTTTGGCTGGGACTATTCTCACCTGCTGCTTCTATGTCTTTAGAGGTAAGAACAAAGCAAAGTAGGGCACACACATACTTGCCGACACAATGGAAACCCATGTCTCCAGCACAGAATAATGCCACTCATTTAATCCCTACTGATTTCCATGACAAATAACAATTGCTCAGTAATTACTGAACAACTGAATTGCGAGACTTGAACCTTATTGCTCTGTCAATGGCGAAAAGGAAACCAAGAGCTAAAATTATCTCTGAGATTCAAACTTATGATTATTTATATGCATTGTAATCTCATATATCTAATGTTATCCAATTTGTTAAATTTACATTTTGAGCGAAACAACATGggttaagaataaagaaaaatatctgtttttaaagagTTTAATGTTTTTCTCTTGAGTTGCTAAAAACATTACCTTAAAAAAGCTAAATAAATCTGCTGTgtcattgagaagaatgaaaactTTAACTAAAATTTCAAGCAAAAAATAACTTTAATGGTGAAAACTCCTGGTACTTTTAGAGTAAATTTTCCTTAGAATATTCATATCTTTGTCCCCATacttctaaaacagttttattgacatataattcatagatCATTCAACTCACACATAATCCATCTCATTGGTTGAAGCTGATTAAAAAGTGTAGTACAATAATCACCACAGcaaattttggaacattttcaccATTCTTacactcattattagctcctcatttcctttcAACTTCCTCTCCCATAACCCTgaaaaactattaatccagttactgtatctatagatttacctatcctgaatttcatgtacAGGAAAAACATACCCCTCAAAAAttccaaaataaaacagaaaccaaccttaataaaaataaagcagaaactattaagctagaatatatttaaaataggtCAATTGTAAGGTGTTTAATATTATCCAACTCTATCTGAAtgaatccactttctaatgcaccTGGTCAGAGGGGATATCCTGGAGGCTTGGTCCACATGGGCACCCTGCAAGTGCATTGGGGGCTTTCACATCATCCATAGTCATCTGTAATCTGGGTGCTCAGAGCTTAAACTCCAATTTGTCCCCTTATTTGGTCTTGGATTTAAGTATTCATAATtcatggatcacacaggctaatatGCTTCTCCCACGAGGACTTAGTTGGTACATCACTTAAGTGACTGCTTATTTTAATACTAGCTTTTACAACCTCACACAATATTCTCTCTAGTTCCTGGGCACCATTTGGTTTCTTCTCCATATTTTGCTGTGGTGatatcttcatgagggcaagtgtcAATCAGGGCCACATAATTAAAGCTATTGATTGTATTTTAGACGGGGCTACAATAAGTaccagctcaaaatccattcatgcatctgtGGTTTACATATGTCCCGGGTTCGTTTTAAAGACATCACTCTCATTTTATTGGAAAATCTTAAAAATAATTCCCATATCCCTACCTCTTTCTTGAGTGAATATATAAAATGATACTATGCCCCCAGCACCGCACCTTATCCCTGACTAATGGGAAATATTCGATGCTCTCAAGCTAATTCTGACTTAAATTCATTCTGTAAGTGAGCAGACTGTCATATTTTTGTCCCACAGAGTGGATGGATGGTAgatggaattgctgaccttttggttagccagGGGGCACTTGAGCATGAGGCCACCGAAGAACACTCTTACTGAACAATGTTCATTCTTGCACTAACTTCTTTCAGATGTTGAACCTAAGAGGAACTATCCCTACTCCACGAGGAAGGCTTACTCAACTGCGGCTGTTTCCATGGTCAAGTCATCCATAGCACCGCAGACAGAGACTGCCAAAATGTATGCTATTGACACAAGGGTATAAAGCACCGTGCACCAGCCTGAGTGGATATACTGCTTAATGAATCAATCAAAATATTCAAGTTAATAAACTAGCATAAATTCAGGACCAACTGTTATTTAGACTCTATGTTTAATTAAATCCAGTGCTCAACTTAGTCAAAAGTCcatttctcatttctttttcccGTTGTTATATTtttcctcattttctttctttttatccaCGCAGCTTCTCCGTCTCCCTTTCTCACACACATACGTCTTAAAGATAAGATTGCTAGAAATTTGAGATGTTTTTTTGTGATTTGTATGTTGCTATTAGAAATTGGGAGGTGGTGATATTTTAAAAGGAGACTTTAATAAGAGAAAACTATTTTCAAAAGAAGCTATCCTCTTAGCTCTTTCCCTAGCTTTGATTTACTTTTGTATTCTCAATTGAGAGAAATATTTGCTAACTTTGAAGAAAATGCTTCTAACCTAATTAAACAATTATATAAAGTATCTACCATTGCTCTAATTTTGTTAAAACAGTAAAGAAAATACCAACTTCGTGTACCGACAATCGGAGGACATTGAAGACAAGGAACTTCCCTTCTCCTATgatacactcacgcacacacacacacacacactaatttcCAAAGGGAAATATTTGAGAATATTAGTTTGAAAATTAATTTGGGAATCAGTGGTGACTTTCTACCTCATTAACAGCATACACGATGGGTGAAGTAATCATTGGCACGATGGTGATTCAACAGACCAGGAATAAAATACAATTATTTTATTGTATAAAGACTACACACATGAGACTATTATTAAGCTGACACATGAAAAAAGCCAACTAAACTTGGGGCATTATAGTTTAGTTATGTCATGGTAACAATGATAAAATGTAGTATTTTATTGACCTTtctctgtattattattatttttaaagatcattttattgggggttcttactgcttttataacaatccatacatcaattggagcaagcacatttgtacatatgttaccatcattattttccaaacatttactttctatttgagtccttgttatcagttcctttTTTTCCCTACTTCACAACCTCACCCCCTTGTGACCCCttcaaaaatgataaattattattttcatatcttaccccaaACTTTCTTTGTATAACTAgttattttataatataaaattgTAAGTAAAAGTATCCTTATAAATATTGTATATGTGTATTATAGAAAGTTACAAAACACAAAAATTCATATTATGTCTCTTATTTAGCCATCACAACACCGTATTTCCCTCTCTACCTATTCTTTTTTTATGAAAAagcttcatttatttgtaattagaaataaatatttcacaaaatataattacatatagttttgtaattaatcactgttttaattatgttcaatttctaacaatggaaatgcatcctgcatttcagatttttaaaaatcattttattggggcttatacaactcatcacaatccatacacccattcattatgtcaagcacatttgtacatttgttgccaccttcattctcaaaacatttgctttctacttgagctcttggtatcagatcctcatttttcccctcccttcctgctccccactccctcatgaacccatgataaattgttattattttgtcatgttttacactgtccgatgtcttccttcacccacttttctgttgtctatctcccaggaagggggttatatgtagatccttgtaatcgttctccttttccaccccaccttccctgtatcgccactgtcaccactggtcctgaagggatcatctgccctgaattccgtgtgtttagttcctatctgtaccagtgtacatcctctggtttatccagacttgcaaggtagaattgggatcatgatagtgggtggggtgaggtggatggaggaagtatttaggaattagaggaaagttgtatgtttcatcattgctacactgcaccctgactggttcttctccctgcaacccttttgtaaggggatgtccaattgcctacagattggtctTGGGTTCCCAGACTGCACGCCTcctgattcacaatgatttgattttttgttttatgatgcctgatacctgatcccttcaacacctcatgatcacacaggctggtatgcttcttccatgtgagctttgttgcttctcagctccatggctgcttgtttacctt harbors:
- the CLDN16 gene encoding LOW QUALITY PROTEIN: claudin-16 (The sequence of the model RefSeq protein was modified relative to this genomic sequence to represent the inferred CDS: deleted 1 base in 1 codon); the encoded protein is MTFGTPLLVTACYYYSYYDSECLQWGVRKNKRPVISHPHVAETQTSPTELQLSVWSWADICSCVPSDSVLTEMRDLLQYTACFFALFSAGFLIVATWTDCWMVNADDSLEVSTKCRGLWWECVTNAFDGIRTCDEYDSIFAEHPLKLVVTRALMITADILAGFGFVTLLLGLDCVKFLPDEPYIKIRLCVVAGVTLLIAGAPGIIGSVWYAVDVYVERSSLILHNIFLGIQYKFGWSCWLGMAGSLGCFLAGTILTCCFYVFRDVEPKRNYPYSTRKAYSTAAVSMVKSSIAPQTETAKMYAIDTRV